Proteins co-encoded in one Bacillus sp. FSL H8-0547 genomic window:
- a CDS encoding ABC transporter substrate-binding protein → MKKSLRLLILGLTVFMLMFAAACSDGTEKASSDDKKSDGPIEIEFWTMQLSPTFDDYINGVIADFEKENENIKVKWVDVPWGDMEKKILASVASKTAPDVANLNPQFAAKLAELDALVDMDEAVADDVKSQYFEGVWKSNTFDGKTFGIPWYLSSQVTMYNTKIFEEAGLDPNKPPATFEELAEVSKTIKEKTGKYAFFPPFDGSHLLETMVMKGVDLTNEEMTEAAFNTPDGKAAFQYYMDLYKADLIPREVLTEGHGKAIDMYQAGQLAILASGPQFLNTVKENAPDVLAATKTAVSITGETNKKNVAAMNLVVPKQSEHQDAAVEFSVFLTNAENQIEFDKLTTILPSVESALEDPYFTELPENATPIDEARIVSAEQLKESEVLVPPIKGYDELKNAMNEAMQAAMLGEMSVDDALKQAEDKWNEILSQ, encoded by the coding sequence GTGAAGAAAAGCTTGCGTTTACTTATTCTTGGATTGACCGTATTTATGCTGATGTTTGCAGCAGCCTGCAGCGACGGCACAGAGAAAGCGAGTTCAGATGATAAGAAATCAGATGGACCGATTGAGATTGAATTCTGGACGATGCAGCTGTCTCCGACATTTGATGACTATATTAACGGCGTCATTGCTGATTTTGAAAAAGAGAATGAAAACATTAAGGTCAAGTGGGTGGATGTTCCGTGGGGAGACATGGAGAAAAAGATTCTTGCATCTGTTGCCTCTAAAACGGCTCCTGATGTAGCAAACCTGAACCCGCAGTTTGCGGCAAAGCTTGCTGAGCTTGATGCGCTCGTCGACATGGATGAGGCGGTTGCGGATGATGTGAAGAGCCAGTATTTTGAAGGCGTATGGAAGTCCAATACGTTTGACGGAAAAACGTTCGGCATTCCGTGGTACCTTTCTTCGCAGGTAACTATGTACAATACGAAGATTTTTGAAGAGGCAGGGCTTGATCCGAATAAGCCGCCTGCAACGTTCGAAGAGCTTGCAGAAGTTTCTAAAACGATTAAAGAAAAGACGGGTAAATATGCGTTCTTCCCTCCGTTTGACGGAAGCCACCTCCTTGAAACGATGGTGATGAAGGGCGTCGATCTGACAAATGAAGAGATGACAGAGGCTGCATTCAATACTCCTGATGGAAAAGCAGCGTTTCAATATTATATGGATTTATACAAAGCGGATCTGATCCCGCGCGAAGTGCTGACAGAAGGCCATGGAAAAGCGATTGATATGTACCAGGCAGGCCAGCTTGCCATTCTTGCGAGCGGTCCGCAGTTCCTGAACACAGTTAAAGAAAATGCGCCGGATGTGCTTGCAGCGACAAAGACGGCTGTATCGATTACCGGTGAAACGAACAAGAAGAACGTAGCGGCTATGAACCTTGTGGTGCCAAAGCAGAGCGAGCATCAGGATGCGGCTGTTGAATTCTCTGTTTTCCTGACGAATGCTGAGAACCAAATTGAGTTTGATAAATTGACTACAATCCTGCCGTCCGTTGAGTCAGCGCTTGAGGACCCTTATTTCACAGAGCTTCCTGAAAATGCGACTCCGATTGATGAGGCACGCATCGTTTCAGCTGAGCAGCTGAAAGAAAGTGAAGTGCTTGTTCCGCCAATAAAGGGCTACGATGAACTGAAAAATGCCATGAATGAAGCGATGCAGGCTGCGATGCTTGGAGAAATGTCCGTTGATGATGCTCTCAAGCAGGCAGAAGATAAATGGAATGAAATTTTAAGTCAATAA
- a CDS encoding N-acetylmannosamine-6-phosphate 2-epimerase, with the protein MENLFSQIKGKLIVSCQALKEEPLHGPAIMAKMAKAAKEGGAAAIRANSKEDILAIKQEIDLPVIGIVKRDYGDSEIYITATKREADELIAAGVEMIALDATKRKRPSGETLEGLVSYIHQHHVLVMADISTLEEALYADKIGCDCVSTTLSGYTSYSRQETGPDFTLIQEAAQSVNVPVIAEGRIGTPKDAARALAAGAHAVVVGSAITRPQLITKTFTDGLLERGDRIDGNIYIKREASWSH; encoded by the coding sequence ATGGAGAATCTATTCAGTCAGATAAAGGGAAAGTTGATCGTTTCTTGTCAGGCGCTAAAAGAAGAGCCGCTGCACGGTCCGGCTATAATGGCAAAGATGGCAAAGGCGGCAAAAGAAGGCGGAGCAGCTGCCATCAGGGCCAACAGTAAAGAGGATATTCTAGCGATTAAACAGGAAATCGATTTGCCGGTGATTGGCATTGTCAAACGGGATTATGGGGACAGCGAAATCTACATTACCGCCACAAAGCGGGAAGCGGATGAGCTGATAGCAGCAGGTGTTGAGATGATTGCTCTGGATGCAACGAAGAGAAAACGTCCATCGGGTGAGACACTAGAAGGGCTTGTCTCTTATATCCATCAGCACCATGTGCTTGTCATGGCGGATATTTCTACGCTTGAAGAGGCTCTTTACGCGGATAAAATCGGGTGTGACTGCGTTTCGACGACGCTCTCGGGTTATACCTCCTATTCAAGACAGGAAACGGGTCCTGATTTTACATTAATACAAGAAGCTGCACAAAGCGTGAACGTTCCGGTGATTGCAGAAGGTAGGATCGGAACACCGAAGGATGCGGCAAGGGCTCTTGCAGCCGGCGCCCATGCGGTCGTTGTCGGCTCTGCCATTACAAGGCCGCAGCTGATTACGAAAACTTTTACTGACGGTTTACTGGAAAGAGGAGATCGAATTGACGGAAACATTTACATCAAAAGGGAAGCTAGCTGGTCTCATTAA
- a CDS encoding MurR/RpiR family transcriptional regulator, with the protein MTETFTSKGKLAGLINSYYPSLTKSEQKVAVYVLEHMDQILYFSVTDLADAAEVGDTTVLRFCRKIGTKGYQEFKLAIAKDLSQQEQEEDSGEQPNGLITSIAAHTKQVIDETVQLLDEKKLEEALVLLSEAKSVHFFGVGTSGLTAQDAKNRFLRIGRRTDAIIDPHIQAMTAATLTEEDLVIGLSVSGSTKDTLESLKIASDNGAKVIAVTYYARSPITRLADCVLISGGKESPLEGGSLGAKISQLFVIDLLCTGLALRNKSASLLMKEKTAQAVVKKIY; encoded by the coding sequence TTGACGGAAACATTTACATCAAAAGGGAAGCTAGCTGGTCTCATTAACAGCTATTACCCCTCTTTAACAAAGTCAGAGCAGAAAGTGGCTGTCTATGTTCTTGAACACATGGATCAAATTCTGTATTTCTCGGTAACGGATCTGGCGGATGCGGCTGAGGTCGGCGACACGACGGTTCTCAGGTTCTGCCGGAAAATCGGGACCAAGGGATACCAGGAGTTCAAGCTTGCGATTGCGAAGGATTTGTCCCAGCAGGAGCAGGAAGAAGACAGCGGAGAGCAGCCGAACGGACTGATTACGTCCATTGCGGCTCACACGAAGCAAGTTATCGATGAAACGGTTCAGCTGCTGGATGAAAAAAAGCTGGAGGAAGCACTCGTTCTTTTGTCTGAAGCAAAATCGGTTCATTTTTTCGGAGTCGGCACTTCAGGGCTTACCGCTCAGGATGCTAAAAACCGTTTTTTGAGGATCGGGAGACGGACGGATGCCATTATTGATCCGCACATTCAGGCGATGACGGCAGCGACATTGACTGAAGAAGATCTTGTCATTGGCCTGAGTGTGTCAGGAAGCACGAAGGATACGCTGGAATCGCTGAAAATTGCCAGCGATAACGGAGCGAAAGTGATTGCCGTGACGTATTACGCCCGTTCACCGATTACAAGGCTTGCAGACTGTGTGCTGATTAGCGGAGGGAAGGAATCCCCGCTTGAAGGCGGGTCACTTGGGGCAAAGATTTCCCAGCTTTTTGTGATTGATTTGTTGTGTACAGGGCTTGCATTACGAAACAAATCTGCGTCTCTGCTCATGAAAGAAAAAACGGCACAGGCCGTTGTAAAGAAAATCTACTGA
- a CDS encoding ROK family protein, with amino-acid sequence MYVIGLDIGGTKIKGCITDQRGVMLNRFETVTPVDEGREGIVSAASFVIDSLLTETDKVIGIGIGSAGRINERTGEVVFATSNLPGWQGVNLKKVFEDMYKLPVFAVNDANAALWGEALHYGEEDLVMLTLGTGVGGANRIRGTVLSGAHHQSGEWGHVVLVPNGRPCNCGRRGCAEQYLSGTALNAMINERTGWKQVRGSAVFDLYAGGDQEVVPVVEEYMEYLGVFIENIAHGIDPDAVIIGGGIIESKEHWWNRLLKRVEGVRVIPAVLGNQAGMIGAAQLVFHSLKSGVSGR; translated from the coding sequence GTGTACGTGATAGGACTGGATATTGGCGGGACGAAAATAAAAGGATGTATAACGGATCAGCGTGGGGTTATGTTAAATCGTTTTGAAACCGTAACACCTGTCGATGAGGGCAGAGAAGGGATCGTGTCTGCTGCTTCGTTCGTCATTGATTCCCTTCTCACAGAAACAGACAAGGTGATTGGAATTGGGATTGGATCAGCCGGCAGAATCAATGAACGGACGGGAGAGGTTGTTTTTGCAACGTCAAACCTCCCAGGGTGGCAGGGAGTCAATCTTAAGAAGGTTTTTGAAGATATGTATAAGCTGCCGGTGTTTGCTGTTAATGATGCAAATGCTGCTCTGTGGGGAGAGGCTTTGCATTATGGGGAGGAAGACTTGGTGATGCTGACCCTTGGCACGGGTGTTGGCGGGGCAAACCGAATACGGGGAACCGTGCTATCTGGTGCTCATCACCAGAGCGGCGAGTGGGGACATGTTGTCCTTGTTCCAAATGGACGTCCGTGCAACTGCGGACGGAGAGGCTGTGCGGAGCAGTACCTGTCAGGAACGGCTCTGAACGCCATGATCAATGAACGCACCGGCTGGAAGCAGGTCCGGGGATCAGCTGTCTTTGATTTGTATGCAGGTGGCGATCAGGAAGTGGTTCCGGTTGTTGAGGAATATATGGAGTATTTGGGGGTTTTTATTGAAAATATTGCTCATGGCATCGATCCAGATGCTGTGATCATTGGCGGAGGAATTATTGAGTCCAAGGAGCACTGGTGGAATCGATTACTGAAACGGGTGGAAGGTGTCAGGGTTATTCCCGCTG